TGCAAGAGCTTTCTGCTAGAAATCATTAAGCGCAAGCAACCTGCGCGTTTGGGGTATAAGTACTTGGCCGCTTGTATTCAAATCGATCCGTTTAACCGCCACACACTTTGGCTGGCCCGACACTACGCTGGCTTTGCTTTACGGGCTTCCGTAGCTCGCTAGCTGTTTCAATTCTTAAACCGGGAGCCGATGGCCGTTACTGTTGCTGAGGAGACGCTGAACATTGCTGTCACTTTTGATCAAAACTATTTACCACCAGCGTATGCGTTGCTAACGTCGATCTTGGTCAATAATAGCGCGGTAAAAGTTGCCATTCACGCAATAGCTACCGGTTTGACCGTAGAGCAAACGGATGAGCTTACCCGGTACGTGCGCAAATACAAGGGGGAGATTAGTTTTTATGACCTAGGAAAGGACTTTGGTGCTGATTTCATTTTACCTAAGACGGCGTGGTGGACAACCTCGATCTATTACCGGCTACAATTTCCTTTACTGCTGCCGAAGAGTGTAAAAAAGTTTTTGTATTTAGACACTGACATTATCGTGTTGCGAAGCCTGAGCATGCTTTTCGGCACAGATATGACGAGCAGGCCCTTGGCCGCCGTGGTAGATAAGATCGGTGCACGCCCGGAACTAGGAATTTTCGAAGCGAGTAATTATTTCAACTCCGGAGTGCTTCTTATTAACAAGCAGGAATGGCTGGACCAGCACATTAGCAGCAAGGTCATCGATTTTATACGTGGCAACGCAGATAAATTGGTTTATCCCGACCAGGATGCGTTGAACGTAGTATTTCGTAATAATTGGGTAAGGCTAGCGAGTGGCTTCAACACAATGTTTGAAGATATTCCGCACGGGTTATCGAAGCAGAATTACACCAATTTTCTTCGAGATGTTGTTATTCTGCATTACACTACGCAGCATAAGCCTTGGGCAATGATTGGCCGAAATCCATTACGCTACATATACCACCGATACTTGGCCAAGGTGCCCAGGAAGTACCAAACGTATTATACTGATTTTGTTTGGGACCGACACAAAATTCGGGAAATGATTGGGATTCGTCTAACTGAAACATGGCCAAATATTTCGTTGTTTCGGAAAATATAAAACAGAAGTACGCGGTTGAAGTGCAGGTAGCCAGTGACGCATCCAAAAACGATGTTTCGGCGAGAGCCATGGCCTTACTGGATGCGCTACCCAAGCAATGCAATAAAAATTGAAGCTAGCCTACGCAGTTATCGTTGAAGATAACTTACATAAGATTCTCTTTTAGCTCTGATTTGAGTGTTGCAAAAGCCCATTTTGTAATCAGGGCTTGAGGGATTCGGTCTTATCCAAGGTACAGAGGAACCTTTTAATTCCGTACTGAGAGCCCACTAATAATATCATTAGTTTTTTGTTAGCATTTTACAAAAGTCCTTGTTATAACGAATGGATCCTACCGCCACTAGCCAACCCCTTTCCCGCGTGGGACGTGCCGCAGCCTGCGCGGCGGGAATTACTATTCTCATTTGTGGCTATAATAGCGCTTCCCGTTTGCCGGCCACGCTGCAGGCCTTGGCCGGGCTAGACCGGCCGACGGAATTTGCGGTGGAGCTTCTCGTTATCGACAACGCTTCGACTGACGCGACTGCGGCAGTTGCCGAGCGCACCCTAGCAGCGCTGAAGCCTTTTTTTTCGTACCAAGTGTTGTATGAGGTACGCCCGGGCAAAAGCCGTGCCCTGGAGTTGGGTTTTGCCAAAGCCCGCTACCGGTACGTGTGCATCGTAGATGACGATAACTTGCTTGCCCCCAGCTACTTAAATCTGGCCTGGGAAATAATGGAGGCAGACCCGGCCATTGGAGTGCTAGGCGGAGCGGGCGAGCCGCTGTGTGAAGTGATGCCACCAGCGTGGTTTCCGCAGTTTGCCATCGATTATGCGGCGGCCCCACAGGCCCCGTGCTCTGGCGACGTCACTCAGACGAATCGGTTTCTGTACGGGGCCGGAATGGTGCTTCGCAAGCCGGCCTGGGACAAAATGGTCAGTCAGGGCTTCGTGTCGCTGGTAACGGAGGTGCGCGGCAGCAAGCCCAGCGGCGAAGACAACGAGATGTGCTACGCGTTAATATTCGACGGCTACAAAATATGGTATGATGCGCGGCTACGCTTCCGGCACGTCATCTCGGCGCAACGACTAACGTGGCAATTTTTATGCAAAACTTACCGGGCTAACGCCACTTCGCACGTCGAGCTACGCCCTTGGGTTCATTTCTTGGAAGTAGGAGCTCAGCAGCCGTCCCGGGTACCACCGCTGATGTGGCTGCGCAACGGCATCTACATGCTGCGTTACATGTTCGCCTTTTTGGGGCGGGCGCTGCGTCGCGGCGAGTTAGGCAAGGAAGGCAGCGCCGATTCCATTCGGGTCTTCTACTACTGGCAGTCCTTCAAAGCGTGTATGCAGAAGGAATTGCAACGGGACCGCAGCTTTTATCAGGTACAGAAATTTATTGCGTGCCTGCACCACCCCTTAAGTAACAAATCCAAGTAGCCTACCACGGGGAGGCGCGCTGCACACCAATTTATCCTGCTGATTTCAAACTGCCTCCGATGGTAACTGTCGTTACCTAGAATTACCAGGTGCATGCAAATTGTTGACCATTAGCTTCGTTCTTGGTTTACCAGGTTCTGCGCTGCTCGGTATTATACCGCAAGGTTGACAAGCTTTTTGCAAAAAGCCTAAGCCTAATTAATAAGCATTTGCTCGGGTAGCGTTAGTGCAATTATGCACACACCTTTATAATTAACTAAAATAGATATATGGTATAGCTTCACCCAAGACGTGTGGATAGTTCTACGTTATAGCTTACCTGCTGTATCGCAAAATGAATGTGATTTTCGTTCATGTTTCATCATGTTTTAATTTTTTTCTGCTTTAAACTATATAACTTCTTGGTAGAGTGCATAGTATGTCTAGCGCGTAACATCGTAAGTAATACTTTGTGACTAGGTTTCTCTATCAAATGATAGGAAATAATTGCTGCTATAATCGTGGCAGAAAATATTAACAGTGCAATAGGCATTTTGTGTAAGTGGAAATAATTATTCGTCCATACAGTGTCAGGTAACTCAAGAGCAACCGTCTGCCATATATAGAAGCCATAGCTGATACGTCCTAAGTATACAATCGAATCCAACGTGAGCCACCGAAAAAATAAGCTGAGATTAGATTGAGTTAAGTGGCCTACAATTAAAATGATAACCGGCAGTACAAATCTGTTATGCCCTACATGGCCCAGCAGGCTAGGCCCAAATTTTATTAAGTACAGAAGCCCAGCAATGCTGGCCGTAGCGGCCATCCATGTTGGTACACGACATCCGTGCCGGAAAATAAGAATCGCAGTAATACAGCCGCATATAAATTCAGGAATTCTTGCCGGTGGAAAAAGGTAAAAGAAACCGTATAACATTTTATCAAATTGAATATTTCTAGCCATTGACGAATAGTATAAACCTGGTAGTGTGGCCAAAATAATCGCGCTTATAAGAATAATAAAAAGTATATTTTTGCGTCGAATTTGAAGTAGGACCGGAAGCAGAAAGGGAAATGATAAGTAAAAGAACATCTCGGCTGATAATGACCATGTTCCTCCAAGCCAGTTTAAAGTATATTTGGGAAACCAAGCATTAGTGAGAGTAAATTCTGAAAACGCAATAAGCAAAGTAGCTGAAGAGAATTTTCCTAAGAAAATTGAAATTATTAAGCTTGCTAGAATACCAATGAATAGTACAGGGTATATGCGTGCAAATCTTTTGAATAGAAAGGTGGAAAAATATGTATATCCTTTAAATACGGGTACATCGTAATCTTTCAAATGACTGTATGTTAATAATATTCCCGATAGAACAAAAAAAACGTTTACTCCCAAAGCACCTTCTTCCACTATATTTTTGGCATACCATGGTAACCAATTGAAAAAATGACGTTCGTGCAAATGGAATATGAAAACATATAATGCTGCTAAAAAGCGAAGGCCTGTCAACGCGCGTATTTCTTGCATTGTTGAGTTATTTATTACTTAGATTAAAATGATTAAATAGTTTAAATAATTGAGTAAATTTTGTATCCGAAATCCTTTAGAATATTTAAAGCCAATCCCTCTTCTTAAAAAGATAATAATACGGACTAATTTAATCTTGCTATTGCTGGTTTGATAAGTATTCTTATATAAGTGTTAAAAGTGCCGCAAAGCACTGCTGTTTAACAGTAATTTTGTGCAAATATGGCACCTATCACGGTACCGATTCATGGATAGAAGAACACGGCTACAACAATACAACACTATGAAAGGAGTAGCGGTACTCATCTGCACATACAACGGTGCCGCCCGGCTGCCGGAAACGCTGCGGCACCTAGCACAGCAGCGCGTGGCGGCGGGGATACGCTGGGAAGTAGTGCTCGTGAGCAACGCCAGCACCGACGACACGCTGGCCGTGGCTCCACGCCTGTGGGCCGCGCTGGGGGCCCCCGCCCCGCTGCGCGTGCTCGACGAGCCGCAGGCCGGCAAAGAACATGCCCTAGTGCGTGGATTTGCCGCCGCCGCCTACGAGTTTATGGCGGTGGTGGACGACGATAACTGGCTGGCACCCGGCTACGTACAGCGCGCGTACGAAGTGATGAGCGCCCATCCGGAAATTGGGATTCTGGGAGCCCATGGGCAAGGCGCTTTCGAGGTGCCGCCGCCGGTGTGGTTCGCGCAATTTGAGGCCGTGTACGCCGTGGGGCCCCAAAACGGTGGGCAGAATGGCCCACTGCCCGATAAGGCTGGCTACCTGTACGGGGCGGGCTCAGTGGTACGGCAAACGGGCTGGCGTAAGCTGTTGGCCTACGGGTTTGCTTTCACGACGTCGGCTAAGCGAGGTGAGGTGCTATCGGGGGCTGAAGACATTGAGTTAGGGGATGCTCTGCGGCTGGCTGGCTACAAGCTCTGGTACGATGATGAACTGCGTTTCCAGCACTTTATGTATAAGGAGCGCCTAACGTGGGAGTACTTGCTGCGAATGGCCCGTAGTACAGCTTCGTCGCAGCTCACGAGCGTGGTGTATTACTTCATCTTTCGGCATCCCAATCTCACCGAAACACGTTTTCGGCAGCTGTACGCTAAGCGAATTTTGTGGCTAAGCACGCAAGTTGCCAAAAAGCCGGGGGCCTTGGTTACTGCATTGTCACGGCCAAACGATGAGCATTCAACCCGAAATTTTGAAACGCTGCGCTTGCTTTACAACCTGAAAACTTCGGTGACCCAGCGTACTGCGGCGGTGCAAGTATTTCGACAGGTGAGGGCTTTACAGCAGCGACTAGCTGATTTGGAGCGAGCTACCAAAAGCACAACATCAACCTAAACCAGTGTTTCGTAGAACATCCGGGGCTTAATCGCTACTTCTAAGTGAGCGGGTGTTGGAATGGATAAGGTAATAACCAGCAGGCTATGAGCTATTTTCTAGATAAACGCCGCCAAAAACTGGGCCGAATACTGGACCGTCGCCGTTTGAAGAACAAGGACTTTACCTTGTTTTCCAATGACTGCTGGGGAGCAGAGGTGTATAAACACTTGGGGCTGCCTTTTAATACTCCTTTTATTGGTTTGATGCTATCGGCTCCGTGCTACCTGAAGCTATTGTCCAAACCCCAGTATTATCTGGCGCAACCCTTGGCGTTTCAGGCTCAATCACTTTACCAAAACATAAATGAGTTGCAGGAGCGCTGGGCACATCGTTTTCCAATCGCACTGCTGGGCGGTGACGTTGAGATTCAATTTCTGCACTACCACTCGGAGGAAGAGGCCCGGGCGAAGTGGACGCGGCGGGTTCAGCGCATAAATTGGGACAATATCTTCATCAAATTCGACGGCAGCAAGGATTATGCTACACCGGAGCTAGTGAAGACATTTGATGCCTTGCCGATGCCGAGGCTGACCTTGCTAAGCGAACCCCAAGCGGACATTTCGTCGGCTGTGGTAGTACCACGCTACACTATTGATGGCATGCAACAGTTTGAGCGAGTTTTACCGCATTTTGATTTAGTTGGCTGGTTGAATGGCGGAAGCATATATGCTACAACGGGGGTGCAGGTGTACAACAAGCTCTTATTTCCGGTAATCGGCTAGCAATTCACTGAGAAGACTGCTTGCCAATAATCAAGGTACTTTTGCCGGTGTAAACGCACTTAGGGTACTTGGCAGCGACGCGGTAGCGGGTTGCCGGCCATGTGCTAGGTTGCCCGTTGTGATTTATGCCTACTACTTTTGTCCCGTTAGTTTCCGTCATTCTGCCGATTTATAACGCGGCAGCCTACTTGCGTCCTGCCATCGATAGCATTTTAGACCAAACGCTTCAAGATTTTGAGCTTATCCTTGTCGATGATTGCTCGAAGGATGAAAGCCTGGCCGTGGCCCGCAGCTACGAGGCTGACCCCCGGGTGCGGGTGCTGGCCAACGCGCAAAATAGGGGGCGTTCGTTCAGCGACAACTACGGAGCCGAATACGCCCGCGGCCGCTACATTGCTAAAATGGACGCCGATGACATTGCCTTGCCGCACCGCTTGCAAAGGCAGGTTGATTTCCTGGAGAAAAATCCCACGGTGGGCCTGACCAGTGGGTTTATGCAGTGTTTTGGTGAATCGGAAATAGTATATGTGTACCCGGTATCGGCCGATGACGTGCGCAGCTTTTTGCTGTTCAACATGCCGGTTGCCAACCCTACGGTTTGCTTCCGCCGCTCCTTGCTGAGCGAGCACGGGCTGCGCTACGACGACACCATTCAGGACACCTTCGGCGAAGATTACGAGTTTATCGCCCGGGCCGCGCAGGTGGTCGATATCGTTAACCAGCCGGAAGTGCTGCTAAATTACCGTACTTTGCCCCAGGCGGTGAAGGGCGACGTGCACGCCCGGCGCAATGCCAAGTCCAACCAAATTCGGGAAAAGCTGCTACGGGGGTTCGGCGTTCCGTTCACCGGGCGCGAGCTGCACGTACACAATACCATCGCCTATTATCCTTTCACGCTCGGCGATATTTCACTGGCCGAAGTGCACGACTGGCTTTGGAAAATACAGGCTTATAACCAACAACGGCAGTACGTAAAGCCTTCGTCGATGCTGCGATGCGTGGCGGAACGCTGGTTTCTAACGTGCTACCTCAACCCGGACAAGCAAACAAATTCGTTTGCGGAATACCGGCGGCACGAATTGTCGCGGCACTTTACGCCCACGGCCAAGCTGTACGGAAAATTTATGATCAAGAACTTTGTGCTGCGGCATCTGTAAAATTGAGGAAGCCGACCGTACCAGCGCCGCCGCGCAAGAACATTTTGCTGTTGATTCCGCAGCTCACCTACGGCGGGGCCGAACGCGTGTTCCATGACCATGGCCAAGAGCTTGCCCGGCACCACCGGGTAGTAGAATGCGTATTCGACAGCCGTGCCGACGTGGCTTTCCCTACTCAAAACCAGTTGGTTGCGCTTGACGTGCCGGCCGGTGTGGGACCCCTGAGCAAGCTGCGGGCTTTGGTGCAGCGCGTGCGTCGCGTTAAAGAACTGAAGCGTGAGCACCGTATTGATGTGTGCATTAGCCATCTGGAGGGGGCCGATTATTTGAACCTGCTGAGCAAGGGCCCCGAAAAGGTGGTGCTCTGCATTCACAACTCCAAGCGGCACGACCCCAACATCCGGGGGGCCCTGGGCGGGCTGCGCCGCCGGGTGCTAATGCCCGTGCTTTACAAGGCAGCCGACCGGGTAGTGGCGGTAAGCCGGGACCTGCGGCAGGAACTGCTGGATACGTTTGGGCTGCGGCCGGCGCAGGTGGTCACCATCAATAACTTTTTTGATGTGGAAGGCATCCAGACCAGAAGCCGCGAAGCCCTGCCCGCGCCGGAAGAAGCGCTGTTCAGAAACTACCCAGTGCTCATCAGCGCCGGCCGTTTATCTCCTGAGAAAAACCAGCTGGGCCTGCTGTCCGTGTTGCAGCAGCTGCAACACGAGGGGCAGGTGCCGCGGGCCCGACTGGCCCTGCTTGGCGACGGTCCGACGCGGGAAGCGCTGCTTGCCCAGTGCGGGCAGCTGGGGCTGCGGGCCTGGAGCGCGTGGCACGCGCCACTGGGGCCCCCAGACCCGGAACGGTACGACGTTTTCTTCTTCGGCTTCCAGGCCAATCCCTTCCGGTACATTGCCCGCGCCACGGTTTCGTTAATGCCTTCTGACACCGAAGGGTTTCCGATGGCGCTGTGCGAGGCCATGGCTTGCGGAGTGCCCGTGGCCGCCACCGATTGCCCGACTGGGCCCCGTGAAATTCTGGCCCCGGCGACTCCGGCGGCGCAGCGGGCAAAGCACCCAGAGTGGGCAACGTATGGCCTGCTGTTGCCACTGCTCACGGCGGGACCCTTGGTGGCCCAGAACGCT
This genomic stretch from Hymenobacter sp. PAMC 26628 harbors:
- a CDS encoding DUF1919 domain-containing protein, which gives rise to MSYFLDKRRQKLGRILDRRRLKNKDFTLFSNDCWGAEVYKHLGLPFNTPFIGLMLSAPCYLKLLSKPQYYLAQPLAFQAQSLYQNINELQERWAHRFPIALLGGDVEIQFLHYHSEEEARAKWTRRVQRINWDNIFIKFDGSKDYATPELVKTFDALPMPRLTLLSEPQADISSAVVVPRYTIDGMQQFERVLPHFDLVGWLNGGSIYATTGVQVYNKLLFPVIG
- a CDS encoding glycosyltransferase; the protein is MPATLQALAGLDRPTEFAVELLVIDNASTDATAAVAERTLAALKPFFSYQVLYEVRPGKSRALELGFAKARYRYVCIVDDDNLLAPSYLNLAWEIMEADPAIGVLGGAGEPLCEVMPPAWFPQFAIDYAAAPQAPCSGDVTQTNRFLYGAGMVLRKPAWDKMVSQGFVSLVTEVRGSKPSGEDNEMCYALIFDGYKIWYDARLRFRHVISAQRLTWQFLCKTYRANATSHVELRPWVHFLEVGAQQPSRVPPLMWLRNGIYMLRYMFAFLGRALRRGELGKEGSADSIRVFYYWQSFKACMQKELQRDRSFYQVQKFIACLHHPLSNKSK
- a CDS encoding acyltransferase family protein translates to MQEIRALTGLRFLAALYVFIFHLHERHFFNWLPWYAKNIVEEGALGVNVFFVLSGILLTYSHLKDYDVPVFKGYTYFSTFLFKRFARIYPVLFIGILASLIISIFLGKFSSATLLIAFSEFTLTNAWFPKYTLNWLGGTWSLSAEMFFYLSFPFLLPVLLQIRRKNILFIILISAIILATLPGLYYSSMARNIQFDKMLYGFFYLFPPARIPEFICGCITAILIFRHGCRVPTWMAATASIAGLLYLIKFGPSLLGHVGHNRFVLPVIILIVGHLTQSNLSLFFRWLTLDSIVYLGRISYGFYIWQTVALELPDTVWTNNYFHLHKMPIALLIFSATIIAAIISYHLIEKPSHKVLLTMLRARHTMHSTKKLYSLKQKKIKT
- a CDS encoding glycosyltransferase family 8 protein — its product is MAVTVAEETLNIAVTFDQNYLPPAYALLTSILVNNSAVKVAIHAIATGLTVEQTDELTRYVRKYKGEISFYDLGKDFGADFILPKTAWWTTSIYYRLQFPLLLPKSVKKFLYLDTDIIVLRSLSMLFGTDMTSRPLAAVVDKIGARPELGIFEASNYFNSGVLLINKQEWLDQHISSKVIDFIRGNADKLVYPDQDALNVVFRNNWVRLASGFNTMFEDIPHGLSKQNYTNFLRDVVILHYTTQHKPWAMIGRNPLRYIYHRYLAKVPRKYQTYYTDFVWDRHKIREMIGIRLTETWPNISLFRKI
- a CDS encoding glycosyltransferase family 2 protein, with the translated sequence MRPAIDSILDQTLQDFELILVDDCSKDESLAVARSYEADPRVRVLANAQNRGRSFSDNYGAEYARGRYIAKMDADDIALPHRLQRQVDFLEKNPTVGLTSGFMQCFGESEIVYVYPVSADDVRSFLLFNMPVANPTVCFRRSLLSEHGLRYDDTIQDTFGEDYEFIARAAQVVDIVNQPEVLLNYRTLPQAVKGDVHARRNAKSNQIREKLLRGFGVPFTGRELHVHNTIAYYPFTLGDISLAEVHDWLWKIQAYNQQRQYVKPSSMLRCVAERWFLTCYLNPDKQTNSFAEYRRHELSRHFTPTAKLYGKFMIKNFVLRHL
- a CDS encoding glycosyltransferase, coding for MLLIPQLTYGGAERVFHDHGQELARHHRVVECVFDSRADVAFPTQNQLVALDVPAGVGPLSKLRALVQRVRRVKELKREHRIDVCISHLEGADYLNLLSKGPEKVVLCIHNSKRHDPNIRGALGGLRRRVLMPVLYKAADRVVAVSRDLRQELLDTFGLRPAQVVTINNFFDVEGIQTRSREALPAPEEALFRNYPVLISAGRLSPEKNQLGLLSVLQQLQHEGQVPRARLALLGDGPTREALLAQCGQLGLRAWSAWHAPLGPPDPERYDVFFFGFQANPFRYIARATVSLMPSDTEGFPMALCEAMACGVPVAATDCPTGPREILAPATPAAQRAKHPEWATYGLLLPLLTAGPLVAQNAPQWSSALASLLRAPERRQQYAAQALQRVQNFAPGPIMQQWETVIQAL
- a CDS encoding glycosyltransferase; translation: MKGVAVLICTYNGAARLPETLRHLAQQRVAAGIRWEVVLVSNASTDDTLAVAPRLWAALGAPAPLRVLDEPQAGKEHALVRGFAAAAYEFMAVVDDDNWLAPGYVQRAYEVMSAHPEIGILGAHGQGAFEVPPPVWFAQFEAVYAVGPQNGGQNGPLPDKAGYLYGAGSVVRQTGWRKLLAYGFAFTTSAKRGEVLSGAEDIELGDALRLAGYKLWYDDELRFQHFMYKERLTWEYLLRMARSTASSQLTSVVYYFIFRHPNLTETRFRQLYAKRILWLSTQVAKKPGALVTALSRPNDEHSTRNFETLRLLYNLKTSVTQRTAAVQVFRQVRALQQRLADLERATKSTTST